One segment of Pyrococcus sp. ST04 DNA contains the following:
- a CDS encoding Mov34/MPN/PAD-1 family protein produces MKVKIRRELFDYLLELARSFHPNEFAGLLREKDGVFEEVLIVPKGYFGTRSVYFDLSLLPHDESIKGTVHSHPSPYPYPSQGDLMFFSKFGGVHVIIAFPYIPETTKAFTSNGEEIDIEIVD; encoded by the coding sequence ATGAAGGTTAAAATTAGAAGAGAGCTCTTTGACTATCTACTAGAATTAGCCCGCTCATTTCATCCAAATGAGTTTGCAGGTCTCTTGAGAGAAAAAGATGGAGTTTTTGAAGAAGTTTTAATAGTTCCCAAAGGTTATTTTGGAACTAGATCTGTGTACTTTGATTTATCTCTCCTTCCTCACGACGAAAGCATAAAAGGAACGGTACACTCGCATCCTTCCCCATACCCATATCCATCCCAAGGTGACCTCATGTTCTTTTCAAAGTTTGGGGGAGTTCACGTCATAATAGCCTTCCCCTACATTCCAGAAACAACTAAAGCCTTCACCAGCAATGGAGAAGAAATCGACATCGAGATAGTTGACTAA